The proteins below come from a single Microbacterium sp. SLBN-154 genomic window:
- a CDS encoding PucR family transcriptional regulator: protein MTTSAEAAAPPTLRSLLARTDLHLRAEDTAPHDALSRPVRWVHSTDLLDPTPFLSEGLVLLTTGTQFLESADEASVVDAYVRRLSERGVVGVGFGTEVVRDGIPPTLIDACLRHRMPLFEVPYRTPFIAVARANAEAIAAVGYARRSWALAAQRAISMAALRPDGLGATVAELAKQLGTWVGLYDAAGELSREHPTGGLAEATAVALHGEIDAVLRRGARAGSSMRLGGLPFTLQTLGRGGHLRGVIAIAAGDLDQEGRGVVTAVIAMAGLALEQQQGLARARGTLRAGLVQSLLSGDPALARRISRDLWGALPAPPVVVAMTDAMTARVDSVAEFLELRAEERRGAVFFGRSGDGLAVVVPAAAPDVLDELVERFDARLGVSDAAGYDGFAAAVEQARIARDRAAERGSGPVTHFAEVARSGVIAALTALSGEARAVADAELAPLATHDADHATALVMTLRTWLEQDCSHEACARALGVHRHTVRTRLALAERVLGRDLSSFAVRAELWAAFAASS from the coding sequence ATGACGACGTCGGCCGAGGCCGCTGCGCCCCCCACCCTGCGTTCCCTCCTCGCCCGCACCGACCTTCACCTCCGCGCCGAGGACACCGCCCCCCACGACGCGCTGTCGCGCCCCGTGCGCTGGGTCCACAGCACCGATCTGCTCGATCCGACGCCGTTCCTCTCCGAAGGCCTCGTGCTGCTGACCACCGGCACCCAGTTCCTCGAGTCCGCCGATGAGGCGTCCGTCGTCGACGCGTACGTGCGGCGCCTGTCGGAGCGGGGCGTTGTGGGGGTCGGGTTCGGCACCGAAGTCGTGCGCGACGGCATCCCGCCCACGCTCATCGACGCGTGCCTGCGCCACCGCATGCCGCTGTTCGAAGTGCCCTACCGCACGCCCTTCATCGCCGTCGCCCGCGCCAACGCCGAAGCCATCGCCGCCGTCGGCTACGCCCGCCGATCGTGGGCGCTCGCGGCGCAGCGCGCCATCTCGATGGCGGCCCTGCGCCCCGACGGACTCGGAGCCACGGTGGCCGAGCTCGCCAAGCAGCTGGGCACCTGGGTCGGACTGTACGACGCCGCGGGCGAGCTCTCGCGCGAGCACCCCACCGGGGGCCTGGCCGAGGCGACCGCCGTGGCGCTGCACGGTGAGATCGACGCGGTGCTGCGGCGCGGTGCCCGTGCCGGATCGTCGATGCGGCTGGGGGGCCTGCCGTTCACCCTGCAGACCCTCGGCCGCGGCGGGCACCTGCGAGGCGTGATCGCCATCGCCGCCGGCGACCTCGACCAGGAGGGCCGCGGGGTCGTGACCGCGGTGATCGCGATGGCAGGCCTGGCCCTCGAACAGCAGCAGGGTCTCGCCCGCGCCCGCGGGACCCTGCGGGCCGGTCTCGTGCAGTCGCTGCTGTCGGGCGATCCCGCGCTCGCGCGGCGGATCTCCCGCGATCTCTGGGGCGCGCTGCCCGCCCCGCCGGTGGTGGTGGCGATGACGGATGCCATGACCGCGCGCGTCGACAGCGTCGCCGAATTCCTCGAGCTGCGCGCCGAGGAGCGGCGTGGCGCGGTGTTCTTCGGACGAAGCGGAGACGGACTCGCGGTGGTCGTCCCGGCCGCAGCGCCCGACGTGCTCGACGAGCTCGTCGAGCGGTTCGACGCGCGACTGGGCGTGTCCGATGCCGCCGGTTACGACGGCTTCGCGGCCGCGGTCGAACAGGCGCGGATCGCGCGCGACCGCGCGGCCGAGCGCGGCAGCGGACCCGTGACGCACTTCGCCGAAGTGGCCCGGTCGGGCGTGATCGCCGCGCTGACCGCACTCTCGGGCGAAGCCCGCGCCGTCGCCGACGCCGAGCTCGCGCCGCTCGCGACGCACGATGCCGACCACGCCACGGCGCTCGTCATGACGCTGCGCACCTGGCTCGAGCAGGACTGCTCGCACGAGGCGTGCGCACGCGCGCTCGGGGTGCACCGCCACACGGTGCGCACCCGCCTGGCCCTGGCCGAACGGGTGCTCGGCCGCGACCTGTCGTCGTTCGCGGTGCGCGCGGAGCTGTGGGCCGCCTTCGCGGCATCCTCCTGA
- a CDS encoding helix-turn-helix transcriptional regulator, with amino-acid sequence MTLASDREETVDPDSGVEDDALDPLMIGRRIRAARTQRGMTLESLADAVGRAPSQLSMIENGRREARLSLLQAIAKALGTTLDALLAGDPLDERATLEISLERAMRGQTFQALGIPPFRVGKTIPTEVLSALMTLQGEIERLRDERSATPEEARRANVALRRLMRTQDNYFPELETEARRVLDAVDHPGGPLTQRAASDIAAHLGFTLHYVADLPQTTRSVADMKNGRLYLSSRVPAKGDPRTAVLQALSSRILGHQEPTSYAEFLRQRVETNYLTGALLVPEAHVVPYLKEAKKDRAISIEDLRDAYSVTYETAAHRFTNLATVHLGIPVHFLKVHESGTITKAYENDDVNFPTDRLGSIEGQMCCRRWTSRVVFDIADKFNPYYQYTDTGNGTYWCTARVEPSSEGAHSVSVGVRFDDTKWFHGRDTTNRGLSRHSVEVCCRRAPAELESAWREYSWPNVRTPRTLLATLPTGSFPGVDTTEVYEFLQAHAPASGS; translated from the coding sequence ATGACGCTCGCCTCCGACCGCGAAGAAACCGTCGACCCCGACTCGGGCGTCGAGGACGACGCGCTCGACCCGCTCATGATCGGCCGTCGCATCCGGGCCGCGCGCACCCAGCGCGGGATGACGCTGGAATCCCTCGCCGACGCGGTCGGCCGGGCGCCGAGCCAGCTCTCCATGATCGAGAACGGCCGCCGCGAGGCTCGGCTGTCGCTGCTTCAGGCGATCGCGAAGGCGCTCGGGACCACGCTCGACGCCCTACTCGCCGGCGATCCGCTCGACGAGCGGGCGACGCTTGAGATCTCGCTCGAGCGCGCCATGCGGGGACAGACCTTCCAGGCGCTCGGCATCCCGCCGTTCCGCGTCGGCAAGACGATCCCGACCGAGGTGCTCTCGGCCCTGATGACCCTCCAGGGCGAGATCGAACGACTTCGCGACGAGCGCTCGGCCACGCCCGAGGAGGCGCGGCGTGCCAACGTCGCGCTTCGGCGCCTCATGCGCACGCAGGACAACTACTTCCCCGAACTCGAGACCGAGGCCCGGCGGGTCCTCGACGCCGTGGATCACCCCGGCGGACCGCTGACCCAGCGCGCGGCCTCCGACATCGCCGCGCACCTCGGCTTCACCCTGCACTATGTCGCCGACCTTCCGCAGACCACGCGGAGCGTCGCCGACATGAAGAACGGCCGCCTCTACCTCTCCAGTCGCGTGCCCGCCAAGGGCGACCCGCGCACCGCGGTGCTGCAGGCGCTGTCCAGCCGCATCCTGGGTCATCAGGAGCCGACGAGTTACGCCGAGTTCCTCCGCCAGCGCGTGGAGACGAACTACCTCACCGGTGCGCTGCTCGTTCCCGAGGCGCACGTGGTGCCCTATCTCAAGGAGGCGAAGAAGGACCGCGCGATCTCGATCGAAGATCTGCGGGACGCGTACTCGGTGACGTACGAGACCGCCGCCCATCGCTTCACGAATCTCGCCACGGTGCACCTGGGCATCCCGGTGCACTTCCTCAAGGTGCACGAGTCGGGAACGATCACCAAGGCGTACGAGAACGACGACGTGAACTTCCCCACCGACCGGCTCGGTTCGATCGAGGGGCAGATGTGCTGCCGGCGGTGGACCTCGCGGGTCGTGTTCGACATCGCCGACAAGTTCAACCCCTACTACCAGTACACCGACACCGGCAACGGCACCTACTGGTGCACCGCGCGGGTCGAGCCCTCGAGCGAGGGTGCGCACTCGGTGTCGGTGGGGGTCCGCTTCGACGACACCAAGTGGTTCCACGGGCGCGACACCACGAACCGCGGCCTGTCGCGGCACTCGGTCGAGGTCTGCTGTCGTCGGGCGCCGGCGGAGCTGGAATCGGCGTGGCGCGAGTACTCCTGGCCGAATGTCCGGACGCCCCGGACCCTGCTCGCGACGCTTCCGACCGGCTCTTTCCCCGGTGTGGACACGACGGAGGTCTACGAGTTCCTCCAGGCGCACGCCCCGGCATCCGGCTCCTGA
- the aceA gene encoding isocitrate lyase encodes MTATAASRPPLRAGDQTQTAAELQEVWETDPRWDGVQRTYTADDVIALRGSVREESTLARRGAESLWNLLHTEDYIRALGAYTGGQAVQQVRAGLKAIYLSGWQVAADGNLAGQTYPDQSLYPANSVPAVVRRINNALLRQDQIEHAEGTSTRDWLAPIVADAEAGFGGPLNAYELAQSLIQSGAAGIHWEDQLASEKKCGHLGGKVLVPIQQHIRTLNAARLAADVAGVPTVMIARTDALAADLLTSDVDERDRPFLTGERTAEGFYRVRPGLDSVIARGLAFAPYADLLWVETGEPDIELAREFAAAVHAQFPGKLLAYNCSPSFNWKRHLDDQQIATFQQELAELGYKFQFITLAGFHALNYSMFDLARGYADRAMTAYVELQEAEFAAESAGYTATRHQREAGTGYFDRVSTALNPDSATLALVGSTEAQQFH; translated from the coding sequence ATGACCGCGACCGCCGCCAGCCGCCCCCCGCTCCGCGCCGGAGACCAGACGCAGACCGCCGCGGAGCTTCAGGAGGTCTGGGAGACCGATCCTCGCTGGGACGGTGTCCAGCGCACCTACACCGCCGACGATGTCATCGCCCTTCGCGGTTCGGTGCGCGAGGAGAGCACCCTCGCCCGCCGAGGAGCCGAGAGCCTGTGGAACCTGCTCCACACCGAGGACTACATCCGGGCTCTGGGCGCCTACACCGGAGGTCAGGCCGTCCAGCAGGTGCGTGCGGGGCTGAAGGCCATCTACCTCTCGGGCTGGCAGGTCGCCGCCGACGGCAACCTCGCCGGGCAGACCTACCCCGACCAGAGCCTGTACCCCGCCAACTCGGTACCGGCCGTGGTGCGCCGGATCAACAACGCGCTCCTCCGCCAGGACCAGATCGAGCACGCCGAGGGCACCTCCACCCGGGATTGGCTGGCTCCGATCGTGGCCGATGCCGAGGCCGGCTTCGGCGGTCCGTTGAACGCCTACGAACTGGCGCAGTCGCTGATCCAGTCGGGTGCGGCCGGCATCCACTGGGAAGACCAGCTGGCCAGCGAGAAGAAGTGCGGCCACCTCGGCGGCAAGGTCCTCGTGCCGATCCAGCAGCACATCCGGACTCTGAATGCGGCGAGACTGGCGGCGGATGTCGCGGGCGTGCCCACCGTCATGATCGCGCGCACCGACGCCCTGGCCGCCGACCTCCTCACCAGCGACGTCGACGAGCGAGACCGCCCGTTCCTCACCGGCGAGCGCACCGCCGAGGGGTTCTACCGGGTGCGTCCGGGCCTGGACTCCGTGATCGCGCGGGGCCTCGCCTTCGCGCCCTATGCCGACCTGCTGTGGGTCGAGACCGGCGAACCCGATATCGAGCTCGCCCGTGAGTTCGCGGCGGCCGTGCACGCGCAATTCCCCGGCAAGCTCCTTGCGTACAACTGCTCGCCGAGCTTCAACTGGAAGCGGCACCTCGATGACCAGCAGATCGCGACGTTCCAGCAGGAGCTGGCAGAGCTGGGCTACAAGTTCCAGTTCATCACCCTCGCCGGTTTCCACGCCCTGAACTACTCGATGTTCGACCTCGCCCGCGGCTACGCCGACCGGGCGATGACCGCGTACGTCGAGCTCCAGGAGGCGGAGTTCGCCGCCGAGTCGGCGGGCTACACCGCCACCCGGCATCAGCGGGAAGCCGGAACCGGCTACTTCGACCGCGTGTCCACGGCGCTCAACCCCGACAGCGCCACCCTCGCCCTGGTGGGATCCACCGAGGCTCAGCAGTTCCACTGA
- the aceB gene encoding malate synthase A encodes MRPTTGPIRTHQPTIRVTGEMGPRYDEILTPEALAFVTALHDRFGGRRHDRLAERMRHRFEIGNGRDPHFRHDTAHIRDDPQWRVAGAGPGLEDRRVEITGPTDPKMTINALNSGAKVWLADQEDATSPTWRNVIEGQLSLFDAIRGQLSYTSPEGKSYRVTAEQTPTIVMRPRGWHLPEAHIEFTDRTGRTLSASGSLVDYGLYVFHNAQALIAAGRGPYFYLAKLESAEEARLWDDVFTFTERAMGMPHGTIRATVLIETLPAAFEMEEILFELRDHCAGLNAGRWDYIFSIIKNYRGRGARFVLPDRSDVTMTVPFMRAYTELLVQTCHKRGAFAIGGMSAFIPNRRDPEVTERAFEKVAADKKREAADGFDGTWVAHPDLIPIARAEFDAVLGDRPNQVDRRRDDVTVTAAQLIDVHIGLPVTAAGVHANVSVAIRYLEAWLRGVGAVAIDNLMEDAATAEISRSQIWQWIHQDRSLSDGTPITADYVEELIGQVLGEVARSDGDRFDDAAELFREVALQPEFPAFLTVPAYTRYLA; translated from the coding sequence ATGCGGCCGACCACCGGGCCCATCCGCACGCACCAGCCGACGATCCGGGTGACCGGTGAGATGGGTCCGCGATACGACGAGATCCTCACGCCCGAGGCCCTTGCCTTCGTCACCGCCCTCCATGACCGGTTCGGCGGTCGCCGCCACGACCGCCTCGCCGAGCGGATGCGCCACCGCTTCGAGATCGGCAACGGTCGCGACCCGCACTTCCGCCACGACACCGCGCACATCCGCGACGATCCGCAGTGGCGGGTGGCCGGTGCCGGTCCGGGCCTGGAGGATCGCCGGGTCGAGATCACCGGTCCGACCGATCCGAAGATGACGATCAACGCGTTGAACTCCGGCGCGAAGGTGTGGCTCGCCGATCAGGAGGACGCCACCTCGCCGACATGGCGGAACGTCATCGAAGGCCAGCTCTCGCTCTTCGACGCCATCCGCGGACAGCTGTCCTACACGAGCCCCGAGGGCAAGAGCTACCGGGTGACGGCGGAGCAGACGCCGACGATCGTGATGCGGCCCCGGGGCTGGCACCTGCCCGAGGCGCACATCGAGTTCACCGATCGCACCGGTCGCACTCTGTCGGCATCGGGATCGCTCGTCGACTACGGCCTGTACGTGTTCCACAACGCGCAGGCGCTGATCGCCGCCGGCCGGGGCCCCTACTTCTACCTCGCCAAGCTCGAGAGCGCGGAGGAGGCGCGGCTGTGGGATGACGTCTTCACCTTCACCGAGCGCGCCATGGGCATGCCGCACGGCACGATCCGCGCCACGGTGCTGATCGAGACGCTTCCCGCGGCGTTCGAGATGGAGGAGATCCTGTTCGAGCTGCGCGACCACTGCGCGGGGCTGAACGCCGGGCGTTGGGACTACATCTTCTCGATCATCAAGAACTATCGCGGGCGTGGTGCGCGATTCGTCCTTCCTGATCGCAGCGACGTGACGATGACGGTGCCGTTCATGCGGGCGTACACCGAGCTACTGGTGCAGACGTGCCACAAGCGCGGGGCGTTCGCGATCGGGGGGATGAGCGCCTTCATCCCGAACCGGCGCGACCCCGAGGTGACCGAGAGGGCGTTCGAGAAGGTCGCCGCCGACAAGAAGCGCGAGGCCGCGGACGGCTTCGACGGCACCTGGGTCGCCCACCCCGACCTCATCCCGATCGCCCGGGCGGAGTTCGATGCGGTGCTCGGCGACCGGCCGAATCAGGTCGACCGCCGGCGCGACGACGTGACGGTGACCGCGGCGCAGCTGATCGACGTGCACATCGGACTCCCCGTCACCGCCGCGGGTGTGCACGCCAACGTGTCGGTGGCGATCCGCTACCTCGAGGCCTGGCTGCGGGGAGTGGGCGCGGTCGCCATCGACAATCTGATGGAGGACGCGGCCACCGCCGAGATCAGCCGCTCGCAGATCTGGCAGTGGATCCACCAGGACCGCTCGCTCTCGGACGGCACGCCCATCACCGCCGACTACGTCGAGGAACTCATCGGGCAGGTGCTCGGCGAGGTGGCTCGCAGCGACGGGGACCGGTTCGACGACGCGGCCGAGCTGTTCCGCGAGGTCGCGCTGCAGCCGGAGTTCCCCGCATTCCTTACGGTCCCGGCCTACACCCGTTATCTCGCCTGA
- a CDS encoding pyridoxal phosphate-dependent aminotransferase: MTSRAPLSRKLSAIAESATLKVDAKAKALQAAGRPVISYAAGEPDFATPSFIVDAAAEALSDPANYRYTPAAGLPVLREAIAAKTLRDSGWDVEASQIIVTNGGKQAVYQAFQAVVNPGDEVLLPAPYWTTYPEAIRLADGVPVEVFAGADQEYKVTVEQLEAARTERTTVLVFVSPSNPTGAVYSADETRAIGEWALEHGIWVISDEIYQNLVYDGARATSIVEAVPDVAGQTILVNGVAKTYAMTGWRVGWMVGPADAIKLAANLQSHLSSNVNNIAQRAALAALTGPQVEAEKMRSAFNRRRRVIVTELAKIPGVTVPNPLGAFYVYPDVQGLLGREWAGVTPTTTLELADLILEKAEVAVVPGEAFGPSGYLRLSYALGDDALLEGVQRLQRLFGA, from the coding sequence GTGACCTCCCGCGCTCCTCTCTCCCGCAAACTGTCCGCGATCGCCGAATCGGCCACGCTCAAGGTCGACGCGAAGGCCAAGGCGCTGCAGGCCGCCGGGCGCCCGGTGATCTCGTACGCCGCGGGGGAACCCGATTTCGCCACGCCCTCGTTCATCGTCGACGCCGCCGCCGAGGCCCTGAGCGACCCGGCGAACTACCGCTACACCCCCGCTGCCGGCCTGCCCGTCCTGCGCGAGGCGATCGCCGCCAAGACCCTCCGCGACTCGGGGTGGGACGTCGAGGCGTCGCAGATCATCGTCACCAACGGCGGCAAGCAGGCGGTGTACCAGGCGTTCCAGGCCGTGGTGAACCCCGGCGACGAGGTGCTGCTGCCCGCACCGTACTGGACGACCTATCCCGAGGCGATCCGCCTCGCAGACGGCGTACCGGTGGAGGTCTTCGCCGGCGCCGACCAGGAGTACAAGGTCACCGTCGAGCAGCTGGAGGCGGCTCGCACCGAGCGGACGACGGTGCTCGTCTTCGTCTCGCCCTCCAATCCCACCGGCGCGGTCTACTCTGCCGATGAGACCCGGGCGATCGGCGAATGGGCGCTCGAGCACGGCATCTGGGTGATCTCCGACGAGATCTACCAGAACCTCGTGTACGACGGCGCCCGTGCCACGTCGATCGTCGAAGCGGTACCGGATGTCGCGGGCCAGACCATCCTCGTCAACGGCGTCGCCAAGACGTACGCGATGACCGGATGGCGCGTGGGCTGGATGGTCGGCCCGGCCGACGCCATCAAGCTCGCCGCGAACCTGCAGTCGCACCTGTCGAGCAACGTCAACAACATCGCGCAGCGGGCCGCGCTGGCCGCGCTCACCGGCCCGCAGGTCGAGGCCGAGAAGATGCGGAGCGCGTTCAACCGTCGTCGCCGCGTGATCGTGACGGAGCTGGCGAAGATCCCCGGCGTCACGGTGCCGAACCCGCTCGGCGCCTTCTACGTCTACCCCGACGTGCAGGGGCTGCTCGGCCGCGAATGGGCCGGGGTGACGCCGACCACCACGCTGGAGCTCGCCGACCTCATCCTCGAGAAGGCCGAGGTGGCGGTGGTTCCGGGCGAGGCGTTCGGCCCCAGCGGCTATCTCCGCCTGTCGTACGCGCTCGGCGACGATGCCCTCCTCGAGGGTGTCCAGCGCCTGCAGCGTCTCTTCGGCGCCTGA
- a CDS encoding dihydrolipoyl dehydrogenase family protein: protein MTPDTASYDLAVIGAGPAGTAAALRAAELGATVVVLEASDRLGGTCVNTGCVPTRVLAKAARLMREVGAAREYGVVTHPEALDWPATVARVRDRVDRVRAVKNEAERFAEAGIDLVQEGRARFADAHTLVLDSGRRIHASSIIVAVGGHSRRLPVPGAELATVPEHVLELSSLPRRVAIIGAGNTGAQLATVFESFGAHVTLLDVAPRVLMASDADVSAAIASSFEGHGMTVRTGIAGVDALEEGGDGIVLRWRERDRTDETPRSDRFDVVVMATGWPADVEDLGLEHAGVEVERSAIPVDSYFRSAVPHILAVGDATGRDMLVQAAQFEGEAAAENAVLGVNRRTPHHLLPAGGFTDPDYAGVGLTEDQARDRDERCIVAIAQYADLERAVIDDRAVGFLKLIADNRRELILGAHAVGENAVEVIQSVTTAMAAGIDVATLAGVKFAYPTYSAIIGLAARQLLRA from the coding sequence GTGACCCCTGACACCGCCTCATACGATCTCGCCGTCATCGGCGCTGGGCCCGCGGGCACGGCGGCCGCCCTCCGGGCCGCGGAACTCGGTGCCACGGTCGTCGTCCTCGAGGCGTCCGACCGCCTCGGCGGCACCTGTGTGAACACCGGCTGCGTCCCCACCCGTGTGCTCGCCAAGGCCGCCCGCTTGATGCGTGAGGTGGGCGCGGCGCGGGAGTACGGGGTCGTGACGCACCCCGAGGCCCTCGATTGGCCCGCCACCGTCGCCCGCGTCCGCGACCGGGTCGACCGGGTACGAGCAGTGAAGAACGAGGCTGAGAGATTCGCGGAGGCGGGGATCGACCTCGTGCAGGAGGGCCGCGCACGCTTCGCCGACGCGCACACCCTCGTGCTCGACTCCGGTCGGCGCATCCACGCCTCCTCGATCATCGTCGCAGTCGGCGGGCACTCCCGCCGTCTTCCGGTTCCGGGTGCGGAGCTGGCGACCGTGCCCGAACACGTGCTGGAGCTGTCGAGCCTCCCGCGGCGGGTCGCGATCATCGGCGCGGGCAACACCGGGGCGCAGCTGGCGACCGTCTTCGAGTCGTTCGGTGCGCACGTGACGCTGCTCGACGTCGCACCGCGCGTGCTCATGGCCTCCGACGCCGACGTGTCGGCCGCCATCGCCTCATCGTTCGAAGGCCACGGGATGACGGTGCGCACCGGCATCGCCGGCGTGGACGCCCTCGAGGAGGGGGGCGACGGGATCGTCCTCCGGTGGCGCGAGCGCGACCGAACCGACGAGACCCCGCGTTCCGACCGCTTCGACGTCGTCGTCATGGCCACCGGCTGGCCGGCCGACGTCGAAGACCTGGGCCTGGAGCATGCGGGCGTCGAGGTCGAGCGTTCTGCGATCCCCGTCGACTCCTACTTCCGCTCGGCCGTGCCGCACATCCTCGCGGTGGGCGACGCGACCGGGCGCGACATGCTCGTGCAGGCAGCGCAGTTCGAGGGCGAGGCGGCGGCGGAGAACGCGGTCCTGGGGGTGAACCGTCGGACTCCGCACCATCTGCTCCCCGCGGGGGGATTCACCGATCCCGACTACGCCGGAGTGGGTCTCACCGAAGATCAGGCTCGCGATCGCGACGAGCGCTGCATCGTCGCGATCGCGCAGTACGCCGACCTCGAGCGCGCGGTCATCGACGATCGCGCTGTGGGGTTCCTCAAGCTGATCGCCGACAACCGCCGCGAGCTCATCCTCGGCGCTCACGCCGTCGGCGAGAACGCTGTCGAGGTCATCCAGTCGGTGACGACGGCGATGGCGGCCGGGATCGACGTGGCCACCCTCGCAGGTGTGAAGTTCGCCTATCCGACCTACAGCGCGATCATCGGGCTGGCCGCCCGGCAGCTCCTCCGGGCGTGA
- a CDS encoding UDP-N-acetylmuramate dehydrogenase encodes MTEVPPVALSSLTTLRAGGIPERMIEARTTGELVDALREVWSTGDPWFVLGGGSNLLVGDEPFPGTVVRILTRGIETLPAAREGFIRLRVQAGHDWDAFVGYTVEHGFAGVEAMSGIPGTIGAAPVQNIGAYGQEIVQTLVEVELIDETTGEVSTVPAAELGLGFRTSVLKHHYGSVPERRAVILSVTVELAVIGDAPREIHGDQLRTALGLEPGAAVTLGFVREQVLQIRARKGMVLDDADPDTWSAGSFFQNAVVSASFARTLPPECPRWPVAPDFDPVVVVALTNFDGSVPPLSTAESDVKVSAGWLIEQSGIRKGFKLPRSRAAVSTKHALALTNRGGATADEIAELARFIQGRVHAEFGLLLQPEPVLIDVDL; translated from the coding sequence ATGACCGAGGTTCCCCCCGTCGCGCTGTCGAGCCTCACGACGCTTCGCGCAGGCGGAATCCCCGAGCGGATGATCGAGGCGCGGACGACCGGTGAACTCGTCGACGCGCTCCGCGAGGTGTGGTCGACGGGTGACCCCTGGTTCGTGCTCGGTGGCGGATCGAACCTGCTGGTGGGCGACGAGCCGTTCCCGGGCACGGTCGTGCGGATCCTGACCCGCGGGATCGAGACGCTCCCGGCCGCACGCGAAGGATTCATCCGCCTGCGGGTACAGGCGGGCCACGACTGGGACGCGTTCGTGGGGTACACCGTCGAACACGGGTTCGCGGGCGTCGAGGCGATGTCGGGCATCCCCGGAACGATCGGTGCCGCACCCGTGCAGAACATCGGCGCGTACGGCCAGGAGATCGTCCAGACCCTCGTCGAGGTCGAGCTCATCGACGAGACCACCGGCGAGGTGTCCACTGTTCCGGCTGCCGAGCTCGGGCTCGGCTTCCGCACCTCGGTGCTCAAACACCACTACGGCTCGGTACCCGAGCGACGCGCGGTGATCCTGTCGGTCACTGTGGAGCTCGCGGTCATCGGAGACGCGCCCCGTGAGATCCACGGCGATCAGCTGCGGACGGCGCTCGGCCTCGAGCCCGGAGCCGCGGTGACGCTCGGCTTCGTGCGTGAGCAGGTGCTGCAGATCCGCGCGCGGAAGGGCATGGTGCTCGACGACGCCGACCCCGACACGTGGAGCGCCGGATCCTTCTTCCAGAACGCCGTCGTGTCGGCATCCTTCGCCCGGACCCTCCCGCCGGAGTGCCCGCGCTGGCCGGTCGCGCCCGACTTCGATCCGGTGGTCGTGGTGGCGTTGACGAACTTCGACGGCAGTGTGCCGCCCCTGTCGACAGCGGAGTCCGATGTGAAGGTCAGCGCGGGCTGGCTCATCGAGCAGTCCGGCATCCGCAAGGGCTTCAAGCTTCCGCGTTCGCGCGCGGCGGTGTCGACGAAGCACGCGCTCGCGCTGACCAACCGAGGCGGGGCCACGGCGGACGAGATCGCCGAGCTGGCGCGGTTCATCCAGGGCCGGGTGCACGCCGAGTTCGGCCTGCTGCTCCAGCCCGAGCCGGTCTTGATCGACGTCGACCTTTAG
- a CDS encoding MaoC/PaaZ C-terminal domain-containing protein has protein sequence MNAVTVGDVIAERTIHLTRESLVRYAGASGDLNPIHYRDDIAAEVGLPGVLAHGMLTMGVAVGTIMPWLGDSGRILDYGVRFTRPVVVDAADGADLHIVARIGQVADEAVRIDLTVTAADTTVLGKAQVRVRPADATGAPAGDGTR, from the coding sequence ATGAACGCCGTCACCGTGGGCGACGTCATCGCCGAACGCACGATCCACCTCACTCGCGAATCGCTGGTGCGCTACGCAGGAGCGTCGGGCGATCTCAACCCCATCCACTACCGCGACGACATCGCCGCCGAGGTCGGGCTTCCCGGGGTCCTCGCGCACGGCATGCTCACGATGGGTGTCGCCGTGGGCACGATCATGCCGTGGCTCGGCGACAGCGGTCGCATCCTCGACTACGGTGTGCGGTTCACCCGACCGGTCGTCGTCGACGCAGCCGACGGTGCCGATCTTCACATCGTCGCCCGGATCGGTCAGGTGGCCGACGAGGCGGTCCGCATCGACCTCACCGTGACCGCCGCCGACACCACGGTGCTCGGCAAGGCGCAGGTGCGCGTGCGGCCGGCCGACGCCACCGGTGCGCCTGCCGGCGACGGGACTCGATGA
- a CDS encoding FAS1-like dehydratase domain-containing protein — MPVNPELVGRVFSPTPPYLVGREKVREFARAVFADDPQHLDPDAAQALGYADVVAPPTFPIVLQDVTLQQLLAEPDSGIELSRVLHAEQRFQYSRPIVAGDELTARLSVTGIRTLGGNAMVTSEAEMVDAAGAHVVTATSVLLVGEGDA; from the coding sequence GTGCCAGTGAACCCCGAACTCGTCGGCCGCGTGTTCTCCCCGACGCCGCCGTATCTCGTGGGCCGCGAGAAAGTGCGCGAGTTCGCGCGAGCGGTCTTCGCCGACGATCCGCAGCACCTCGACCCCGACGCCGCGCAAGCCCTCGGGTACGCCGACGTCGTCGCGCCGCCGACGTTCCCGATCGTGCTGCAGGACGTCACGCTGCAGCAGCTGCTCGCCGAACCCGACAGTGGCATCGAGCTGTCGCGCGTGCTCCACGCCGAGCAGCGTTTCCAGTACTCGCGTCCGATCGTCGCGGGTGACGAGCTGACCGCCCGGCTCAGCGTCACCGGAATCCGCACGCTCGGCGGCAACGCCATGGTCACCAGCGAAGCCGAGATGGTCGACGCCGCCGGCGCCCACGTCGTGACCGCGACATCCGTCCTGCTCGTGGGTGAGGGCGACGCATGA